The bacterium BMS3Abin02 genome has a segment encoding these proteins:
- a CDS encoding multidrug efflux system protein MdtL, whose product MDTWTPTRSSTISWVLYDLANTIFALAVGSRYFSVWVVRDQGATDAHFGYATAIAMVIVITLAPWIGARSDHVGRRKPALIVATIVTVGATALLTTVGLYPSLALYIVGQIGFTLGSVVYDAMLPDVSTEQNRGRVSGLGVGVGYVGSFIAIGTGMIMLEKFGYGPLFRTLAALFLLFALPAFFFVKERPRARRDDQPPRFIDSLQHLIHAWQRARQFPGVTRFLIGRFLYADAANTAFLFVSIFAITEMGFTDRQTDLLALAAIVSAVLGSLLAGRIVDVIGPRKVLHGAIYTWSAAVAVAVFAATSGHTSFGWLVGVLGGAAAGATWTSDRVYMARLSPPEHYGEFYGLYATVGRFATLLGPLVWAFVTVTLGWGRVVAIATLLLFFASSRVILAGVTDR is encoded by the coding sequence ATGGACACCTGGACACCGACACGCTCCAGCACGATCTCATGGGTGCTGTATGACCTGGCCAACACGATCTTCGCATTGGCGGTCGGAAGCCGGTACTTCTCCGTCTGGGTCGTCAGGGACCAGGGCGCGACCGATGCCCACTTCGGGTACGCGACCGCCATTGCGATGGTGATCGTCATCACCCTCGCCCCGTGGATAGGGGCGCGCTCGGATCATGTGGGGAGGCGGAAACCCGCGTTGATCGTGGCCACGATCGTCACGGTCGGAGCGACCGCACTGCTGACGACCGTCGGCCTGTATCCGTCGCTGGCACTGTACATCGTCGGACAGATCGGCTTCACTCTGGGCAGCGTCGTGTACGACGCGATGCTCCCCGACGTCAGCACAGAGCAGAACCGGGGGCGGGTCTCCGGGCTCGGTGTCGGAGTTGGATATGTCGGCTCGTTCATCGCCATCGGGACCGGCATGATCATGCTCGAGAAGTTCGGATACGGGCCGCTGTTTCGGACCCTGGCGGCACTGTTCCTGCTGTTTGCGCTCCCCGCGTTCTTCTTCGTGAAGGAGCGGCCCAGGGCTCGTCGAGACGACCAGCCGCCGCGGTTCATCGACTCCCTGCAACACCTCATCCACGCCTGGCAACGGGCCCGCCAATTCCCCGGAGTGACTCGATTCCTCATCGGACGGTTCCTCTACGCAGACGCTGCCAACACCGCGTTTCTGTTCGTCTCCATCTTCGCCATCACCGAGATGGGATTCACCGATCGTCAGACCGACCTTCTCGCTCTGGCAGCCATCGTCTCGGCGGTGCTCGGCTCGCTGCTCGCAGGACGAATCGTGGACGTGATCGGACCGCGAAAGGTACTCCACGGTGCGATCTACACATGGAGCGCGGCGGTCGCCGTTGCAGTGTTCGCAGCCACGAGCGGCCACACCTCTTTCGGATGGCTCGTCGGCGTGCTCGGCGGCGCCGCCGCAGGCGCGACCTGGACGTCCGATCGCGTCTACATGGCGAGGCTCTCCCCTCCGGAGCACTACGGCGAGTTCTACGGACTGTATGCGACGGTCGGCAGGTTCGCGACGCTGCTCGGCCCGCTGGTGTGGGCTTTCGTCACCGTTACGCTCGGGTGGGGTCGGGTCGTTGCGATCGCCACTCTCCTTCTGTTCTTCGCCTCGTCGCGTGTGATCCTCGCTGGGGTGACAGACCGGTAG
- the bmrU gene encoding putative lipid kinase BmrU, protein MRSLLLIANPAASRFTGGLHRSVVLRLSRAYEVETVWPTSAGEVEARALQAAHDGVDIVAAMGGDGVVHHVVNGICDTRATLGIIPAGTTNVLARILGIPARPGRAAAYLASGPPAIYAPLAQISLDTGAGTTVRYATFATGVGFDAEAVRVSNLEPYRKYWFGGIHYARSAVGVVLSRDNRQPPNMRVDDGERSVNAAAVLVQVHDPYTYFGRVPLRVSRRPHTGLAALLVERLTLPRIPAILAAAITGRNLERIPGVHVWEDVRQIDVHAEPPSPLQADGELLGAVDSVRFSARPRGLRVVAPTAPVNE, encoded by the coding sequence GTGCGTTCCCTCCTCTTGATTGCGAACCCGGCTGCATCCCGCTTCACCGGCGGCCTCCACCGCTCCGTCGTGCTCCGGCTGTCGAGGGCCTACGAGGTCGAGACCGTGTGGCCGACGAGTGCCGGCGAGGTGGAGGCCCGGGCCTTGCAGGCCGCCCACGACGGAGTCGACATCGTCGCGGCGATGGGTGGGGACGGTGTGGTACACCACGTCGTGAACGGGATCTGCGACACGCGAGCGACACTCGGCATCATCCCGGCAGGGACGACCAACGTGCTCGCGAGAATCCTCGGCATCCCGGCTCGTCCCGGGCGCGCTGCCGCATACCTCGCCTCCGGACCGCCCGCCATCTACGCTCCCCTCGCCCAAATCTCGCTCGACACCGGCGCCGGCACGACCGTTCGATACGCGACGTTTGCCACCGGTGTCGGCTTCGACGCAGAGGCCGTGAGGGTCTCCAACCTCGAGCCGTACCGCAAGTACTGGTTTGGCGGGATCCACTACGCGCGATCCGCCGTCGGGGTCGTCCTCTCGCGCGACAATCGGCAGCCGCCGAACATGCGCGTCGACGACGGAGAGCGTTCGGTGAACGCGGCCGCGGTGTTGGTCCAGGTCCACGACCCGTACACGTATTTCGGTAGAGTTCCCCTCCGTGTCTCTCGTCGCCCCCACACCGGTCTCGCCGCGTTGCTGGTCGAGCGACTGACGTTGCCGCGTATCCCCGCGATCCTGGCGGCGGCGATCACCGGCAGGAACCTGGAACGAATCCCCGGTGTGCATGTCTGGGAGGACGTACGGCAGATCGACGTGCATGCGGAGCCCCCGTCTCCCCTTCAGGCGGACGGGGAACTCCTCGGTGCCGTCGACTCGGTCCGGTTCTCGGCTCGACCTCGCGGTCTGCGGGTCGTCGCGCCGACTGCGCCGGTCAACGAGTAG
- a CDS encoding D-arabitol-phosphate dehydrogenase gives MTGATAKAMLLVEPQRFSATSFAIPEVEAGGWLAIEATGVSGSDVQIWQGTNRFMRYPLIPGHEIVGRIASVVDEAFNIPIGTRVVVESTIRCGACRRCLSGLHSCAFRKPINAYGRLPSTEPPSLWGGFAEFLYLDPGARLHPISDNIQAPVATFTHALADGFTWTVETPALRAEDSVLILGPGPRGLAALIAAKEAGAGWVGISGLTEDSDRLTLAKELGADMVVDARKADVAGSVADSLGARPEVVLDVTRDDPDAIHTALDLVRSGGTVVIASIKGVRAVNQLFSDIIVLKELNVRGAFGASSAGYHWAAQHLEKDPRLDKLVSHEFPLDEAERAIEAAAGLLGHEELIAVAVTF, from the coding sequence ATGACGGGCGCGACTGCCAAGGCGATGCTGCTGGTCGAGCCGCAACGTTTCAGCGCGACGTCATTCGCGATCCCTGAGGTCGAAGCCGGCGGATGGCTCGCGATCGAAGCGACGGGAGTCAGCGGATCCGACGTCCAGATCTGGCAAGGGACGAACCGGTTCATGCGTTACCCGCTCATTCCCGGCCACGAGATCGTCGGGCGGATCGCGTCGGTCGTCGATGAAGCCTTCAATATCCCCATCGGAACGCGTGTTGTCGTGGAGTCGACGATCCGATGTGGAGCCTGCCGTCGCTGCTTGAGCGGACTTCACTCCTGCGCGTTCCGCAAACCGATCAACGCCTACGGGCGGCTTCCGTCGACTGAACCACCGAGCCTGTGGGGAGGATTCGCGGAGTTTCTCTATCTCGATCCCGGAGCGCGGCTCCATCCGATCAGCGACAATATCCAGGCACCCGTTGCGACCTTCACTCATGCCCTCGCCGACGGGTTCACCTGGACCGTGGAGACCCCCGCCCTTCGAGCCGAGGACAGTGTCCTGATCCTGGGACCCGGCCCTCGTGGCCTCGCCGCGCTCATCGCGGCGAAAGAGGCGGGAGCCGGTTGGGTCGGCATCAGTGGCCTCACCGAAGACAGCGATCGACTCACCCTCGCCAAGGAGCTCGGAGCCGACATGGTCGTCGACGCACGCAAGGCAGATGTGGCCGGATCGGTCGCTGACAGCCTCGGAGCCCGCCCCGAAGTGGTTCTGGACGTGACGAGGGACGATCCGGATGCCATTCACACGGCCCTCGACCTGGTCCGCTCCGGAGGCACGGTGGTGATCGCTTCGATCAAAGGCGTGCGCGCCGTCAATCAGCTCTTCTCGGACATCATCGTGCTCAAGGAGCTCAACGTCCGGGGAGCCTTCGGGGCCAGCTCCGCCGGCTATCACTGGGCGGCCCAGCACCTCGAGAAGGACCCCCGCTTGGACAAGCTCGTCAGCCACGAGTTCCCACTCGACGAGGCGGAACGGGCCATCGAGGCGGCCGCCGGCCTTCTCGGACATGAGGAGCTCATCGCAGTGGCAGTGACGTTCTGA
- a CDS encoding aspartate aminotransferase — translation MAVSAKAKALRGAGHDVIGFGAGEPDFPTPPYIVEAAAKACAIEAYHKYSPAAGLPRLREAVAEKTARDAGFPVTAGQVLITNGAKHAVFAAMATLLDPGDEVLLPSPYWVTYPEAIKLAGGITVPVAAGVESGFRVDIDSLEAAWTPRTKALLFISPSNPTGAVYPPDEVEAIGRWAAEKGIWVVSDDIYEYLVYGDAEYRSMPGAVPDLRDRAVIINGVAKAYAMTGWRVGWMVGPPDVIAAASNLQSHSTSNVCNVAQAAALAALQGGLEPVASMREAFDRRRRTMYRMLRDIPGIRVREPEGAFYAFPSLEAFLNRPIGGRVPVTTAELAEVVLEEALVAFVPGEAFGAPGYGRFSYALGDKEMEEGLRRLAGLLTG, via the coding sequence TTGGCTGTCAGCGCGAAAGCGAAGGCGTTACGAGGAGCAGGGCACGACGTCATCGGTTTCGGAGCCGGTGAGCCCGACTTTCCTACCCCGCCGTACATTGTGGAAGCGGCAGCCAAAGCCTGCGCCATCGAGGCATACCACAAGTACTCGCCGGCGGCAGGACTCCCTCGACTTCGAGAAGCCGTCGCCGAAAAAACCGCCAGGGACGCGGGTTTCCCGGTCACCGCCGGCCAGGTGCTGATCACCAACGGAGCCAAGCATGCCGTCTTTGCAGCCATGGCGACGTTGCTCGATCCGGGCGACGAAGTCCTGCTGCCTTCCCCCTACTGGGTTACGTACCCCGAGGCGATCAAGCTCGCAGGAGGGATCACCGTCCCCGTCGCGGCCGGTGTCGAAAGCGGGTTTCGCGTCGACATCGACTCTCTCGAGGCGGCGTGGACGCCGAGAACGAAAGCCCTCCTGTTCATCTCCCCTTCGAACCCGACCGGCGCCGTCTACCCCCCGGACGAGGTCGAGGCGATCGGTCGTTGGGCGGCCGAGAAGGGCATCTGGGTCGTGAGCGACGACATCTACGAGTACCTCGTGTACGGAGACGCCGAATACCGATCGATGCCCGGAGCCGTCCCCGACCTCCGAGACAGGGCTGTGATCATCAACGGTGTGGCGAAGGCGTATGCGATGACCGGATGGCGTGTGGGATGGATGGTCGGACCTCCCGACGTCATCGCGGCGGCATCCAACCTGCAGTCGCATTCGACTTCGAACGTGTGCAACGTCGCGCAAGCCGCGGCCCTCGCCGCGTTGCAGGGAGGCCTCGAGCCTGTCGCTTCGATGCGTGAAGCGTTCGACCGCCGTCGCCGCACGATGTACCGGATGCTTCGAGATATTCCGGGGATCCGCGTTCGAGAACCGGAAGGTGCGTTCTACGCCTTCCCTTCCCTCGAGGCCTTCTTGAATCGACCCATCGGTGGAAGGGTTCCGGTCACCACCGCGGAACTCGCAGAAGTCGTCCTCGAGGAGGCGCTCGTGGCGTTCGTCCCCGGCGAAGCCTTCGGTGCGCCCGGATACGGCCGTTTCTCCTACGCCCTCGGGGACAAAGAGATGGAAGAGGGCCTTCGCCGCCTGGCCGGCCTCCTCACCGGCTGA
- the rocA1 gene encoding 1-pyrroline-5-carboxylate dehydrogenase 1, translating to MFEPYVNEPYSDFSDPDNAAAYRDALGSVRSRFTHHPLVIGGKKVVTDRQIESLNPARPTEIIGTVSMADAEAAERALAAAWDAYATWSRLGADERARHLVKLAAILRDRKYELSAWETLEASKNWLEAEADVAEAIDFCEYYARQSVELSKPLPVFSYPGEDNESHLIPIGAGVVIPPWNFPLAILVGMAAGPVAAGNTVVVKPASTTPVVAAMFMQAVEDAGFPPGVINFLPGAGSEVGDVLVDHPKTRFINFTGSMEVGLRIAERAAVVHEAQLWLKRAYMEMGGKDALVVDETADVDSAAAAAVVSAYGFQGQKCSALSRLIVVDDVYDAVLDRVVEAAAALPVGPAEDNVRVNAVISAVQQRNILADIDRGRSEAKLLTGGDRVDLDDGYYIQPTVFADVAPDAYIAQHEIFGPVLSVLRARDFDHAVEIFNGTQYGLTGGLFSARRDRIERARREFHVGNLYINRKITGALVGVQPFGGFNMSGSNAKAGGPDYLRLFMEMKTVAERWLV from the coding sequence TTGTTCGAGCCGTACGTGAATGAGCCGTATTCAGACTTCTCCGACCCAGACAACGCGGCCGCCTACCGGGACGCCCTCGGAAGCGTTCGGAGTCGATTCACGCACCACCCGCTGGTGATCGGTGGCAAGAAAGTGGTGACCGATCGACAGATCGAGAGCTTGAATCCCGCACGTCCCACCGAGATCATCGGCACGGTTTCGATGGCCGACGCCGAAGCCGCCGAGAGGGCTCTCGCCGCAGCGTGGGATGCCTATGCGACGTGGTCCCGTCTCGGTGCCGACGAGAGGGCCCGACACCTGGTCAAGCTCGCGGCGATCCTTCGCGATCGCAAGTACGAGCTCTCGGCTTGGGAAACCCTGGAGGCATCGAAGAACTGGCTGGAAGCCGAGGCCGATGTCGCCGAGGCGATCGACTTCTGCGAGTACTACGCACGACAGTCCGTCGAGCTCTCGAAACCCCTTCCTGTGTTCTCCTACCCCGGAGAGGACAACGAGTCCCATCTGATCCCGATCGGCGCAGGCGTCGTGATTCCACCGTGGAACTTCCCACTCGCCATTCTGGTCGGAATGGCCGCAGGGCCGGTCGCTGCCGGGAACACGGTCGTTGTCAAGCCGGCGTCGACGACACCGGTGGTGGCAGCGATGTTCATGCAGGCCGTCGAGGATGCAGGCTTCCCTCCGGGTGTCATCAACTTCCTGCCCGGCGCCGGGAGCGAGGTCGGCGATGTCCTGGTCGACCACCCGAAGACCCGCTTCATCAATTTCACCGGATCCATGGAGGTGGGGCTGCGTATCGCTGAACGGGCCGCCGTCGTGCACGAAGCCCAACTCTGGCTCAAGAGGGCCTACATGGAGATGGGCGGAAAGGATGCACTCGTCGTCGACGAGACGGCCGACGTCGACTCGGCGGCTGCCGCCGCCGTCGTCAGCGCGTACGGGTTCCAGGGCCAGAAGTGTTCGGCCCTGTCGAGACTGATCGTGGTCGATGACGTCTACGACGCGGTGCTCGACAGGGTCGTGGAAGCAGCGGCCGCCCTGCCGGTGGGGCCTGCAGAAGACAACGTGCGGGTCAACGCGGTGATCAGTGCCGTCCAGCAGCGCAACATCCTTGCCGATATCGACCGGGGCCGAAGCGAAGCCAAGTTGCTGACCGGAGGGGATCGTGTGGATCTCGATGACGGCTACTACATCCAGCCGACCGTCTTCGCGGACGTCGCTCCGGACGCATACATCGCACAGCACGAGATCTTCGGGCCCGTACTGTCGGTTCTCCGCGCCAGGGACTTCGACCACGCCGTTGAGATCTTCAACGGCACGCAGTACGGCCTGACGGGAGGCCTGTTCTCGGCGCGTCGGGACCGTATCGAACGTGCGCGACGGGAGTTTCACGTCGGAAACCTGTACATCAATCGCAAGATCACCGGCGCCTTGGTCGGAGTTCAGCCGTTTGGCGGTTTCAACATGTCCGGCTCGAACGCGAAGGCGGGGGGACCCGATTACCTGCGTCTCTTCATGGAGATGAAGACGGTCGCCGAGCGCTGGCTCGTCTGA
- a CDS encoding ADP-ribosylglycohydrolase, with the protein MKGNDVPGLRSRPRFLSRVTGSRPIAPSMEMSRHTATYEAGGEGALLGAAAGELLVSGTRRAYGFGVQQMVLTAYHLMRAQAVDGETFAANLLEFAYPQDGRSSVYRSPDSWFTAFLEESQRGPSTAMPFRNAGAAIRAVPVGVWFRKDADGLITTAIESARATHTRPESAVSSCVIAGAVAAAGYGQTGWDLVNGAIETAAQAERFIDRSTAVSDVLLRVPDLVGRSARDVSVAVMSWGVEDAEVEVTAMVVALSSPGFEQAAVVVREAAGVVAHAEHVAPLVGAVVGARNGLHRWPWSIPNDLWFAEIGRRLARQIAVVEDLPDPYAVEEVLNYELATDTLVER; encoded by the coding sequence GTGAAGGGTAACGACGTTCCCGGTCTGCGATCCCGCCCGCGCTTCCTCTCAAGGGTGACAGGCAGTCGTCCGATAGCTCCAAGTATGGAAATGTCACGCCATACCGCCACGTACGAGGCGGGTGGCGAAGGCGCGCTGCTTGGAGCGGCCGCCGGGGAGCTACTCGTGTCTGGGACCCGTCGCGCCTACGGGTTCGGTGTTCAACAGATGGTCCTGACCGCGTACCACCTGATGCGGGCACAGGCCGTCGACGGGGAGACCTTCGCGGCGAACCTGCTCGAGTTCGCCTATCCGCAGGATGGCCGGTCGAGCGTCTACCGGTCGCCCGATTCGTGGTTCACGGCCTTCCTCGAGGAGTCCCAGCGGGGACCCTCGACGGCGATGCCCTTTCGCAATGCCGGCGCGGCCATCCGGGCGGTACCGGTCGGTGTGTGGTTTCGCAAGGATGCGGATGGCTTGATCACCACGGCAATCGAGAGCGCGAGGGCAACGCACACGCGCCCGGAGTCGGCGGTCAGTTCCTGCGTGATCGCGGGTGCCGTGGCAGCGGCAGGCTATGGGCAGACGGGTTGGGACCTCGTCAACGGGGCGATAGAGACTGCCGCACAGGCCGAGCGATTCATCGATCGATCCACGGCGGTTTCGGATGTTCTCCTGCGAGTACCCGACCTCGTCGGACGTTCGGCAAGGGATGTATCCGTTGCCGTCATGTCGTGGGGCGTCGAGGACGCGGAGGTCGAGGTCACGGCGATGGTGGTAGCGCTCTCCTCACCAGGATTCGAGCAGGCGGCAGTCGTCGTGCGCGAGGCCGCAGGGGTCGTCGCTCACGCGGAGCACGTGGCTCCGCTCGTCGGTGCGGTCGTCGGCGCCCGAAATGGTCTGCACCGGTGGCCATGGTCGATACCGAACGACCTCTGGTTCGCCGAGATCGGCCGACGCCTCGCCCGTCAGATCGCCGTCGTAGAGGACCTCCCCGATCCCTACGCGGTCGAAGAGGTACTCAACTACGAACTCGCCACCGACACGCTCGTGGAGCGGTAG
- the nucH gene encoding thermonuclease precursor: MVERKPVDEHGEGTLPSFMEGERLPSDVSILHTTTILSPATLTIVAMRKMLMPILLVLVACTAQQGATVLRVIDGDTLIVRQQGEEITVRLIGVNAPEHDECYGSQATQALRHMVDGRTVILVTDTETFDQYGRLLAYVYVDGELTNQSLVENGFALARPYPPNTARQRDLEQAMQLARAEHTGMWAPSACGTEPSAVIDIGRISFDPPGPDGQRLNQETVTFDNNQESPVDLSGWTLRDGSSVHRFVFPAGFELLPGAGVTVHTGCGRDSSKDLYWCADGPIWNNEGDVVILSDDSGALVSSITYSSRYNPRGE; the protein is encoded by the coding sequence ATGGTCGAGAGGAAACCCGTGGACGAACACGGCGAGGGGACCCTGCCCTCGTTCATGGAAGGCGAGCGATTGCCCTCCGATGTCTCGATACTGCATACGACCACGATACTGTCACCCGCGACTCTTACCATCGTGGCCATGAGAAAAATGCTCATGCCGATCCTGCTCGTGCTGGTGGCGTGCACCGCACAGCAGGGAGCGACCGTCCTTCGTGTCATCGACGGCGACACTCTGATCGTCCGACAACAAGGAGAGGAGATCACGGTCCGGCTGATCGGCGTCAATGCTCCGGAACACGACGAGTGCTACGGATCCCAGGCGACCCAAGCGCTTCGTCACATGGTCGATGGGCGAACGGTGATCCTGGTCACCGACACAGAGACCTTCGACCAATACGGTCGGCTTCTCGCGTACGTCTACGTGGATGGTGAACTCACCAATCAAAGCCTCGTCGAGAACGGTTTCGCGCTGGCACGGCCCTATCCTCCCAACACCGCCCGTCAACGCGATCTCGAGCAGGCGATGCAGCTTGCCAGAGCAGAGCACACCGGCATGTGGGCCCCTTCGGCCTGTGGGACGGAACCGTCGGCGGTCATCGACATCGGCCGAATCTCGTTCGATCCTCCGGGACCCGACGGCCAGCGCCTCAATCAGGAGACCGTGACATTCGACAACAATCAGGAGTCACCCGTCGACCTCTCAGGATGGACCCTCAGAGACGGTTCCAGCGTTCACCGGTTCGTGTTCCCGGCCGGCTTCGAGCTTCTTCCGGGTGCCGGTGTCACCGTGCACACCGGCTGTGGGCGAGACAGCTCCAAAGACCTCTACTGGTGCGCCGACGGTCCGATCTGGAACAACGAAGGCGACGTGGTCATCCTGTCCGACGATTCGGGAGCACTCGTCTCTTCCATCACGTATTCTTCACGGTACAACCCGAGAGGAGAATGA
- a CDS encoding translation initiation factor IF-2B subunit delta, with protein MTEWRDWAAWRRVTAVSLDTVSSAASVGAEAAEAIEQLARSVSTYAPESYPEAIVDALDLLIDRQAVRAPVLALCNELYLTLGEGADRVVEVAGEFADRLASSTAKIGSVGAHLIDEGVTVLVHGASSSVRSVLDAARERSSFQVCCTEAMPGGEGVEMAAELTVAGFDVEVVDDRSAVELLPGVDMVLSGADAIGPDAAVSKAGIRRLAIAADLAGVALYLTAGRDKVLPSGLFRITAQLGGRQALSEIVPLEHFTVIVSDVGLLTAAEIAELAAERTVAEELKF; from the coding sequence ATGACGGAATGGCGAGACTGGGCGGCATGGCGCCGTGTCACCGCGGTGTCACTCGACACCGTGTCCAGCGCCGCGTCCGTCGGAGCGGAAGCTGCAGAGGCGATCGAGCAGCTGGCGCGAAGTGTCTCAACCTACGCTCCAGAGTCGTACCCCGAGGCGATCGTCGATGCGCTCGATCTACTCATCGATCGACAGGCGGTCCGCGCTCCGGTTCTCGCCCTCTGCAACGAGTTGTATCTCACCCTCGGTGAGGGTGCGGATCGTGTTGTCGAGGTCGCGGGGGAGTTTGCCGATCGCCTCGCCTCGTCCACGGCGAAGATCGGTTCGGTGGGGGCCCACCTCATCGACGAGGGTGTGACGGTCCTGGTCCATGGTGCATCCAGCTCGGTGCGGTCCGTTCTCGATGCCGCCCGGGAGCGATCGTCGTTCCAAGTCTGTTGCACCGAAGCGATGCCGGGAGGAGAGGGCGTGGAGATGGCCGCCGAGTTGACGGTCGCGGGGTTCGACGTCGAGGTGGTCGACGACAGATCGGCGGTTGAACTGCTGCCGGGTGTAGATATGGTCCTCTCGGGAGCGGATGCGATCGGGCCCGACGCCGCGGTGTCGAAGGCCGGGATTCGGAGGCTGGCCATTGCCGCGGATCTCGCAGGAGTGGCGCTCTACCTCACCGCCGGAAGGGACAAAGTGCTTCCTTCCGGTCTGTTCCGCATCACGGCACAGCTCGGGGGGCGCCAGGCTCTGTCGGAGATCGTTCCACTGGAGCATTTCACCGTGATCGTGTCCGATGTCGGGCTCCTCACGGCTGCCGAGATCGCCGAACTCGCAGCAGAGCGGACGGTCGCCGAGGAGCTGAAGTTCTAG
- the serC gene encoding phosphoserine aminotransferase, whose amino-acid sequence MNIRIPSQLLPSDGRFGSGPTKVRPEALDALVRVGARYVGTSHRQSGVRDVVHRIRSGLAELFSTPDGYEVVLGNGGATAFWDAAAFGLIERRSQHLSFGAFSARFASVVAQMPHLEPPQVVESPPGTHPAPEPNPDVDFYALTHNETSTGVTMPLARPGSGIVAVDATSAAGALPVDIRAVDAYYFSPQKAFGADGGLWVALLSPAAIERIERIVAAGRAVPPSLNLESALRNSRLDQTLNTPGLITLFLLERQIDWMIEQGGLPWAVERCRAMSSSVYEWADRVPYASAFVKDHAMRSPVTVTIDLTVDGAAVSKALRSNGILDTEAYRKLGRNQLRIGVWPATDPADVERLLASIEYVVDHL is encoded by the coding sequence GTGAACATCCGGATTCCAAGTCAACTGCTGCCCTCCGACGGGAGGTTCGGGTCGGGCCCGACCAAGGTTCGCCCCGAAGCCCTCGATGCGCTCGTCCGGGTCGGCGCACGCTATGTGGGTACGTCACATCGGCAGTCCGGAGTCCGCGATGTGGTGCACCGCATCCGCTCCGGTCTCGCCGAACTCTTCTCGACTCCCGACGGGTACGAGGTCGTTCTCGGAAACGGAGGAGCAACGGCGTTTTGGGATGCTGCCGCATTCGGGCTGATCGAGCGACGAAGCCAACACCTCAGCTTCGGGGCGTTCAGTGCACGCTTCGCCTCCGTCGTCGCTCAGATGCCACATCTGGAGCCTCCCCAAGTCGTCGAGTCGCCTCCCGGCACCCATCCGGCTCCAGAGCCGAATCCGGACGTCGATTTCTACGCGTTGACGCACAACGAGACATCCACCGGCGTCACGATGCCCCTGGCGCGTCCCGGTTCCGGCATCGTCGCGGTCGACGCCACATCCGCGGCGGGAGCGCTCCCGGTGGATATTCGAGCGGTCGATGCGTACTACTTCTCTCCACAGAAGGCGTTCGGGGCCGATGGCGGACTCTGGGTCGCGCTGCTCTCTCCCGCCGCCATCGAACGAATCGAGCGGATCGTGGCTGCAGGACGAGCCGTGCCGCCGTCGCTGAACCTGGAGAGCGCGCTTCGCAACTCCAGGCTGGACCAGACGTTGAACACACCAGGTCTGATCACGTTGTTCCTCCTCGAAAGGCAGATCGATTGGATGATCGAGCAGGGAGGCCTCCCCTGGGCAGTCGAGCGCTGTCGCGCCATGTCGTCTTCGGTGTACGAGTGGGCCGACCGGGTTCCGTACGCCTCGGCGTTCGTCAAGGACCACGCGATGCGATCCCCGGTGACCGTGACGATCGACCTCACCGTCGACGGAGCCGCCGTGTCGAAGGCGCTGCGAAGCAACGGCATCCTCGACACGGAGGCATATCGCAAGCTCGGCAGGAATCAGCTGCGCATCGGTGTGTGGCCTGCGACGGACCCCGCAGACGTCGAGCGGCTTCTCGCCAGCATCGAGTACGTCGTCGACCACCTCTGA